In the genome of Massilia sp. W12, the window TTTTGCTGGCTGGCTGTGAGCAAAAAAAGACGTTCGCAAATGTTGATATCACCGGCGCCGAGTACGCGCAAAAACTCAATCTGACCGATCACCATGGCAAAAAACGCAGCCTGGCGGATTTCAAAGGCCGCGCCGTGCTGGTGTTTTTCGGCTATACCCAATGTCCGGATGTATGCCCGACCACCATGACGGAAATGGCCGCCATCATGAAAAAACTGGGGTCACGCGCAGAGCAATTACAAGTGATTTTTGTCACCCTCGATCCAGAGCGCGATACCCAGGCCCTGCTGGCGCAATACGTGCCGGCCTTTGATCAGCGCTTTCTGGGCATGTATGGCAGCTTGAAAGAAACCGAGGAAGCGGCGCGTGAATTTCATATCTTCTTCAAGAAAGTCATGCCGAAAGAGGGCGCTCACTACACCATCGACCATACCGCAGGCAGCTATCTGTTCGATAAAGATGGCCGGGTGCGTCTGTTTATCCGCTACAACCAGCCGCAGGAAAGCATTCTGAGAGATTTGGAACAGTTGCTCTGATAATCGCTTGCGGCGCCGCTGCTGCTGACTGCATATTGCCGCGCCGCAAATGCAGGCCGGCGCCGGCTTCGCGCAAGCCGGCGTCAGTGTCAGCTTGAATTGCGCCGCGCCGCATAAAAATAATATTTACTTGAAGCAATATCCCGCACATGCCATCATGCGCCATCTTTTCTGAGGAGAATATGGTCACATGGAAAACGCATATCAAGCCCCCGTCAGCAATATTGAACAGCAAAGCCAGGAGTATCAGACCCCGCGCATCTGGTCCTTGCGCGGGCGGATTGGCCGTTTGCGCTTTATTGCTTATTGCGGCTTAATGCCTCCCATCCTGGTCATGCTCGGCATACTGTTCGGCCTCATCATTCCGCTGCTGCCGCCAGCAGTGGCGCGTTCATTCAGAGACATGCCGCCGGCCTTTGTCGGCATTGCGCTGTTTGTGGTGGTTATGCTGTTTATCGCTTACTTTGCGGTACGCCGCTTGCGCGACATGAGTTACCCGATTTGGCTGTCGCTCTTGATGCTTGTGCCCTATATTGGCACGCTGCCTCTTCTTTTGCTCATCTTCAAAGCCGGTGACGAGGGAGAAAACCGGCATGGCTTGCCGCCCGCGCCGAACGGCATGGGAGTAATAATCGGCGCCATCCTCACCAGCTTGCTATTTATATCCGGCATGCTCAAGAATGCTTCGCGCTGAACGGTATCCAGTATCCCCTTCAATTCAGGATATAAACATGAGTAATTTCTACAAAAGCCCGCAAAGCCAGCTGGGTAAAACGGAGTACGCCAATCTCCAGATCGTGGCCCTGAGTGGGCGCATCGGGCGCTTGCGTTTTCTGGTGTACAGTTTTTTCCTCGGCCTGCTCGGGCTTGCGGCCGAACAAGTGCTGTCCAACCTCTTGCCTTTCGACTTGCTGTTGATGGATAGCGCGGTGGATTGGAGCGTGGGCGGCGTCACACTGATCGGCGCTTTGATTCTGACCATACGCCGTCTGCAGGATGTGGAACATCACCCCTTGTTATGCCTCATCATGTTCCTGCCAATCATCAACCTGCTGTTTTGGCTGTATTTATTGCTGGCGCCCGGCAGCGAGTTTGCCAACAGCTATGGCTTGCCGCCGCCGCCCAATCCGCCCGGCATGGGGTGGTTGGCGGCGCTGGCGATTTTGTGCACAGCAGGGGTGTTTTTACTGTTTTTTGGCAGTATCTTTGCGCTGCTGATGTTCTTTACCGCAGGCAGTTGGTAAGCCCTGCAGGCCGGCCGCGCGCATGCTGCCGGCCTGCTGGTTTCATTGTCCCATTGTGCGCATCAAGCCGACCATCATCACAATCGTCATGATGATTTGCAAGACGCTAAGTCCGATCAAGACCACGGCGCTGACAATCACCGGCGTGGTGTTCGGCTCAGGCGGTGCGCCATAGCGGTTATCGCCATCGGTGCCGGGGGCAAACAATAGGTAGAGCATAAAAAGGAGATTCACGAGCGGCAGCAGCATCAGCAAACAAAGCCAGCCTGTTTTATCCAGATCATGCAGACGGCGTATGCAAAATACGACATACATCCCGATAAATGGAATCGCCAACAACACCATCAACCAGCTCAGTGATTCCAGTTTGGCCGGATCGGCGCCGATGATCGCAAACAAAATACCCAGCGGGAATGCGAAGAGCAAGGTAAGCGCAACGGGATACACGTAATAACGCAAGCGCCCGATGCGCCCGCGCAAAGCGAAAATCTTTACTTTAGTGAACTTGTCAGTGTCATGCGCCACACTGCTGCCGGGGGCTTGATAGGGGTGTGTCATGCTTCTTCTCTCCTGAAAATGGGTGTTTTCTTAAGCGCTGAAAGTTATATGTTCTCATATTATATGGCCTCTGCGTGCAGATAAGCTGCAATTCGTCGCAAGACAACCTGATCCTGCCCGCCTGGCGTGTTTTTTCATCATACAGACGCAGCTGCAGCATTCAAGCGTGATATGCAAAGCGCGTTTGACCTGATACGCCATTTGCGCGCAGCATACAGCTTTGCCCGCCTGGAGCCGCAGCATGAGCACCTCTGCCGACACATCCCCAAGCCATGCGCGTCTGGCCGCCCCCGACCTCTTGCGCGGCCTGGTCATCATGCTGATGGCCTTGGATCATGTGCGCGATTTTTTTGTGCATCTGAATTTCAATCCCACCGACTTGAGCGCCACCAGCCCGGCCTGGTTTTTGACACGCTGGATCACCCATTTATGCGCGCCCGCATTTGTCCTGCTGGCTGGACTGGCGGCATGGTTGCGCATGCAGCGCGTGGGCGCAGCGGCGCAAAGCCGCTATCTGCTGCAGCGTGGCGCACTCTTGATCTTGCTCGAAGTGAGCTGGATCAACTTCAGCTGGCAATTTGAATTCGGCCTCATCGTGTTTCAGGTGATCTGGGCCTTGGGCGTGGCCATGCTGGCGCTGGGGCTGGCGCTGTGGCTGCCGCGCGCAGCCTTGATCGCCCTGGCCGCACTCTTGATTTTGCCGCACAACCTGCTCGACGCCTGGCATAGTGAGAGCGCGCCGCTGTGGCTAAAAATCTGGCATCAAAGCGGCGGCGCTAAAATCGCCGGTCTCAAATTGTATTTTCTCTATCCCCTGATGCCCTGGATAGGCTTGATGCTGGCCGGTTTTGCCATCGGCCCGCTGTGCCGGGCCGCACCCATGCAACGCAGCCGGCATTGGCTGCACATCGGCCTCATGCTGCTGCTTGCCTTTGTGCTTTTGCGCAGCGGCAATTGGTATGGCGACCCGCATCCCTGGCGCGTGCACAGCAATGGCGCGGTATACAGCCTGCTGTCATTTATCAATGTGCATAAATATCCGCCTTCATTGCAATACCTCTGCCTCTTCGTCGGCCTCGCCATGTTGCTGCTGGCGGCCTTGGAAAATATGCCGCCAGGGTGGTGGCGTGAAAGCCTGGCCCTGTTTGGCCGCCACCCATTGTTGTTTTACTGCCTGCATATCGCCGTTTTACATGCCGCCGGCATGCTCTGGATGGAATGGCGATATGGCCCTGTGGCATACTCAGCAGGGCAGGGCAGGCAGTTGCCGCCGGAGTATGCGCCCTCCCTTTTGCTGTGTTACAGCGTGTGGTTGCTGGCCTTGTTGCTATTTGCTTTGTTCTTGCGCACATGGGAAAACAGGCGGGATAAGCGGCGCGTGGCCTCAGCCTGATTTGCTGGATAGATTTCATTGTTTTTATGTAAAACATTGCAAATTGCGCCACAATACCTGTCAAATCTAACAGTTTTTGATATAAAATTGACGTAATTGCAATGTTTTTGTCGCGGCAAACTCTATACTTGCCGCAGCGCTGTCCTCACCACTGCCGGCGCTGTTTGCAAGTTCAGCGCCGCTTCGCGCAGCGATTTTCACCACAGCCAACCGACACCGCACCATGCCACCCGCCCTCATCGCACTGTATTCCCGCTTCATCGAGGTGGCCACGCCCGGCTTGAGTCTCTTGATTTTGAGTCTGGCCGCCTGGCTCAGTTTGCCGCTTTTATTGTGCTGGCGACATGCGCGCCGCCTGCTGCGCTTGCGTCTGGCCCCGCCCTTGCCTGAAATATTGACTGACGGCGCCGCGCTGTCGCCCGATTTGCGCGCCTGCCAATTAGCCTTGCGCAGCGCGGCGACGGAATTGCAAGAAGCCGGTTTTCAACGTCAGCAAAGTTGGCGCAGCCATGGCTTGGCGCAGCAAACCATGGAACTGCAAGAACTCTGGTGGAATCCGCAGATGCAAGTGCATGCCCTGCTCAGCTTGCACCCGGCGCCGCAATTCGGCCAATGTTATGAAATCGTGCTGCAGGATTGGAATGCGCAAGGGCGCAGCCTGCTGACCTGCTGGCGCGGCGCACCCGGTCTGAGCCGCCTGCGCCTGCCGCAACCGGGAATGGAAGTGCAATACTGCGCCGGCGTCACCCTGCAAGAGATGCTGAGCGCCCACCTGCGCCGCCTGCAGGAATTGGACTGGCGCTGCGTGCAAGCCGGCAGCGCATGTTGGCAGGCGCAACGCAATCTGGCTGAACAGCTCTTGCCCTTCGGCTTGCGCGCCGGCCAATTGCGCGTCTGCCGCGAGCGCGCCGGCGCACGCACCCTGTACCGGCTGCGCCTCTGGAGCGCGCTGCGGATTGCCGCGCAACATCTGCGCGCCGCCGCCTGGCGCCAATGGGCGCGCTGGCGCCGCCTGCCCTGGCGCGTCAGCGATGCCGCCATGCTGCAAGTGGCGCACAGCTGGCAATGGCAGCAAGCTTACGCCAGCGGCTGGCTGCGCGCGCAAAAACCGCGCGCAGTGGCTTACTGGGCCGCCTTGATTCCGGGCGCGCTGTGCTTGTGGCTGAGCTGGCGCGCGCAAAGTCTGGTGGCCGCCGGCGTGCTCTTGATCATGCTCGGCCTGCATCTGGCCTGGCTGGGTTTGCAAAGCCGGCTGGCGCAATGGCAGCTGCAGCGCGAGGCCGGCAGCCGCCTGCGCCATCCGCTGTTACTCCTGGCCGGTTTGCTGGCCGGCCCGGCCTTTGGCATTGGTCTGGCCTTGGGCTTGACGCTCGGCCTGGTGCAAGGCTGGCTGCAGCCGGATCAGGGCGGCGCCCTGTTTTGGCTGATTCTGTTCTCTCTGGTGCTGCACCTGGGCCAATTACTGCCTTTGCGCGTGTACAGCGGCGGACAAATGCTGGATTTGCTGCTGCCCTGGGCCTGGCCGCGCCTCTTGCTCTGCCTCGGCAGCGCGCTAACCTTGTTCACCCTGTCCTGCTGGCTGCCGCTGCCGCGCCGTCTGCTGGTGCTGGGCCTGGTCTTGCTCTTGCTCTGGCGTGTCCCCGGATTGTGGCGGCGGGCGAATGCGGTGCGCCTGTTGCGCGCCCATCCCGCGCCCGCCGGCGCGCACGGCTTCGCCCTCTGGCGCAGCCTGGCGCGGCAGCGCGTGCTGGGGGCGGGCGGCAAGTGGCTGCTGGCGCATCAATTGCCGGCGCTGGCCTTGCGTGTGCGGCCCGGTGTTTCATCGGCTTTATTTGGTTTGAGCTTGTATCTGCTGTTGGCCCTGTTGCCGGCGCTGACCATAGGCGGCTTGTTTTTGAGCAAACCGCAACAAAGCATTCAAGTCTGGAAACAGGGACAGCAAGTAGTGTGGGGACAGGCGGAAAATCCGGCCCCGGCCCCGCTCGACAGCGCCGCCGCGCGCCATGCGCGCCTGCAATAAGCGCAATCCATGCGGCGGCTTGCGGCAAACCGCGCGAGCCAGGATAATGCCAGCTCTTCCTCTTACCGAGTCACGCCCATGTCCAGCCGTTTCCCGTCCCGCGCGCGCATTCTGGCCGCGCTGTTTGGCGCCGCACTGAGCGCCGCCAGTCCGAGCGCCAGCGCGGATACTCTGCAAACCCAATCCGAATTAAGCGGCTTTGTGCGCACCGGGCGCTATGCCGAAGTGGGGGAATTATGCGAACGTTTTGCGCGCCGTTATCCGCAATGGGTGCGCTGTCTGCAATTCGGCGTCACCCCGGAAGGACGCAAAATGCATGCGCTGGCGGTTTCCACCGGCAGCCGTTTGACGCCGCAGGCGGCGCAAGCCGCGCGTATTCCGGTGGTGCTGGCGCAGGGCGCCATCCACGCCGGCGAAATTGATGGCAAAGACGCCGGCTTTTTATGGCTGCGTGAAATACTGGCCGACGGCAAGCGGCGCGCCGTGCTGGAAAATCAAATTCTGCTGTTTGTCCCGGTATTCAATCCCGATGGGCATGAGCGCTTTGGCCGCTGGAGCCGGCCAAACCAGCGCGGCCCGGAACAGATGGGCTGGCGCGTCACCGCGCAAAACATCAATCTCAACCGCGATTACGCCAAAGCCGAGAGCGCCGAAATGGCGGCCATGCTGCGCCTGGTGCGCGAATGGGATCCGCTGATCTATATCGATATGCATGTCACCAACGGCGCGCAATTCCAGCACGATATTTCAGTGCAGATCGAGCCGGTGCATGCCTCTGACGCCGGGTTGCAGGAAATCGGCCGCAGCATGCAAAACGGCGCCATGGAGCGCTTGCGCCAGCAAGGCAGCCTGCCGCTGCCGTTTTACATGGAATTTCAGGAAACCGACCAGCCGGCCTCCGGCTTTGCCGACAATCTGCCGCCGCCGCGCTTCTCACATGGCTATTTCCACCTGCGCAACCGCTTTGGCGTGCTGGTTGAGCTGCATTCCTGGAAAGAATATCCCTACCGCGTGAAAGTCATGCGCAATGCGCTGGACGCGATTTTGCAGCAAAGCGCGCAAGATGGCCGCAAATGGCTGCAAGAAGCCCGCGCGGCGGATGTGCGCGCCAGCCAATTGGGCGGCAAGCCGGTGGCCCTGACATACCGCACCAGCGAAGCCAGCCGCATGATTGACTTCCAGGGCTATGCCTACAGCCATAGCAAATCAGATATTTCAGGGGCGACCATGGTGCGCTACGACGAAACCCGGCCTCAGGTCTGGCGCGTGCCCCTGCGCGAGCAAATCGAAGTCCAGAACAGCATCGCCGCGCCGCGCGCCGGCTATTTGATCCCGCAAGCCTGGGCCGCCATCATCGCCCCCAAACTGGACTTGCACGGCATCCAATATCAGCGCGCTGCGCGCGCCGGCAGCGCCACCTTGCTTGCCTGGCGCGCCAGCGAATTCAGTTTCAGCAAAGACAGCAGCGAAGGCCGCCAGCGCCTCGAAGCCAAGGGCGAATGGCGCAGCGAAACCCAGAGCTGGCCGGCAGGCAGCTTGTATGTCCCGATCAACCAGCCCAAAGCGCGCCTGATCGTGGCCTTGCTGGAACCGGGCGCGCCGGACGCCTTCCTGGCCTGGGGGTATTTCAACATCGCTTTTGAGAAAAAAGAATATATGGAGAGCTATGTGGCGGAAGAAGTGGCGCAAAATATGCTGGCGGCAGATCCGGCCTTGCGCGCTGCGTTTGCGGAAAAGTTGCGCGATCCCCAATTTGCCGCCGATCCGCATGCGCGCCTGGCGTTTTTCGCCAGCCGCCATCCCTCATATGACGCGCGCTGGAAGCTGTATCCGGTGCTGCGCCTGGAACAGCCACTGGAGCAATAACATGGAACATCGCGAATTGCAGGAAATCTTGAATCAGCAACTGCCGGGGCGCTTGCTGCGGGTTGCGCAGGCGGGCGGATTTGTGACCCAGGACGTGGTTCCGGGGCGCATCACAGTGTGGCTGGACGAAACCGGGCGCGTTGCCAGCGTACGTGTCGATGGCGCAACACAGGCGCTGGAAGAAGCCGTCTAAAGGTGTCTCAAGTCACCCGCAGCACGCCAGCGCCCGTGTCGCACACGGACGCTGGCGCTCTCTGAAAAAAGCGTGTTACCGCCCTGTCAAGTGAAGCCGGTCACAAGCGAATGGGGTGGAGAGAAAAATATTTCAGCTGCGTTGCTTCCCGTCCTGGTATAGCGTGCAGGAATCCCCATTCTGAAGTTCTTCCGGCCATGTATGCACTGACGCAACAAATGCTTAACCGTGCTGTCTGGCAAGCTTGTGACAGCTTCCGCGCCTCGGTTGATTCATACGAGTACAAAAATTTTGTGCTCGGCATGCTGTTCTTGAAATTTATCGCCGACGTGATGCGCGATCACGACGAGGGACGCAGCCCGGATGTGCCGGAACTGTTCAATCTGCCGCTGGAAGCAAATTTTTACTGGCTGCTGGATAAAAGCCCGGAAAGCGGCAACCAACTGCGTCTGGATCGCGCCCTGCGCCTGCTGGAATTGGCCAACCGCGACAAACTCAATCGCGTATTTGATGAAATTCAATTCGATTCCGCGCATTTGGGCGCAGCGGCGCGGCGCGATGAATTGGC includes:
- a CDS encoding heparan-alpha-glucosaminide N-acetyltransferase domain-containing protein, producing MSTSADTSPSHARLAAPDLLRGLVIMLMALDHVRDFFVHLNFNPTDLSATSPAWFLTRWITHLCAPAFVLLAGLAAWLRMQRVGAAAQSRYLLQRGALLILLEVSWINFSWQFEFGLIVFQVIWALGVAMLALGLALWLPRAALIALAALLILPHNLLDAWHSESAPLWLKIWHQSGGAKIAGLKLYFLYPLMPWIGLMLAGFAIGPLCRAAPMQRSRHWLHIGLMLLLAFVLLRSGNWYGDPHPWRVHSNGAVYSLLSFINVHKYPPSLQYLCLFVGLAMLLLAALENMPPGWWRESLALFGRHPLLFYCLHIAVLHAAGMLWMEWRYGPVAYSAGQGRQLPPEYAPSLLLCYSVWLLALLLFALFLRTWENRRDKRRVASA
- a CDS encoding SCO family protein, with amino-acid sequence MLLRLLLCCCVFLLAGCEQKKTFANVDITGAEYAQKLNLTDHHGKKRSLADFKGRAVLVFFGYTQCPDVCPTTMTEMAAIMKKLGSRAEQLQVIFVTLDPERDTQALLAQYVPAFDQRFLGMYGSLKETEEAAREFHIFFKKVMPKEGAHYTIDHTAGSYLFDKDGRVRLFIRYNQPQESILRDLEQLL
- a CDS encoding DUF805 domain-containing protein codes for the protein MSNFYKSPQSQLGKTEYANLQIVALSGRIGRLRFLVYSFFLGLLGLAAEQVLSNLLPFDLLLMDSAVDWSVGGVTLIGALILTIRRLQDVEHHPLLCLIMFLPIINLLFWLYLLLAPGSEFANSYGLPPPPNPPGMGWLAALAILCTAGVFLLFFGSIFALLMFFTAGSW
- a CDS encoding M14 family metallopeptidase translates to MSSRFPSRARILAALFGAALSAASPSASADTLQTQSELSGFVRTGRYAEVGELCERFARRYPQWVRCLQFGVTPEGRKMHALAVSTGSRLTPQAAQAARIPVVLAQGAIHAGEIDGKDAGFLWLREILADGKRRAVLENQILLFVPVFNPDGHERFGRWSRPNQRGPEQMGWRVTAQNINLNRDYAKAESAEMAAMLRLVREWDPLIYIDMHVTNGAQFQHDISVQIEPVHASDAGLQEIGRSMQNGAMERLRQQGSLPLPFYMEFQETDQPASGFADNLPPPRFSHGYFHLRNRFGVLVELHSWKEYPYRVKVMRNALDAILQQSAQDGRKWLQEARAADVRASQLGGKPVALTYRTSEASRMIDFQGYAYSHSKSDISGATMVRYDETRPQVWRVPLREQIEVQNSIAAPRAGYLIPQAWAAIIAPKLDLHGIQYQRAARAGSATLLAWRASEFSFSKDSSEGRQRLEAKGEWRSETQSWPAGSLYVPINQPKARLIVALLEPGAPDAFLAWGYFNIAFEKKEYMESYVAEEVAQNMLAADPALRAAFAEKLRDPQFAADPHARLAFFASRHPSYDARWKLYPVLRLEQPLEQ
- a CDS encoding DUF805 domain-containing protein produces the protein MENAYQAPVSNIEQQSQEYQTPRIWSLRGRIGRLRFIAYCGLMPPILVMLGILFGLIIPLLPPAVARSFRDMPPAFVGIALFVVVMLFIAYFAVRRLRDMSYPIWLSLLMLVPYIGTLPLLLLIFKAGDEGENRHGLPPAPNGMGVIIGAILTSLLFISGMLKNASR
- a CDS encoding DUF805 domain-containing protein; the protein is MTHPYQAPGSSVAHDTDKFTKVKIFALRGRIGRLRYYVYPVALTLLFAFPLGILFAIIGADPAKLESLSWLMVLLAIPFIGMYVVFCIRRLHDLDKTGWLCLLMLLPLVNLLFMLYLLFAPGTDGDNRYGAPPEPNTTPVIVSAVVLIGLSVLQIIMTIVMMVGLMRTMGQ